In the genome of Halobacterium noricense, one region contains:
- a CDS encoding ABC transporter substrate-binding protein, protein MTDTDNLSRRRFLQGTGAAATAAALAGCTDGDGDSDGTTEEPSGTTSAPSDENRYRGRQIGTADSMDPVYATDVVSGTHIQEIFDGLTNYVNGTVNVETLLATDYTVSDDGTTITFQLKEGATYNNGTEVTASDVVYSWERLAASENSNRAGFILDFLGVVYETETDSEGNEQYVPGSMDVEATGDYELTVTLSEPFYAALELIAYSSFFLVPEGIVGDIEGYEGEVEYSEFASTNPVGAGPYELTEWSEATSITLDARDDYHGEEILNEGLDYSVFTEANAAYTYATSNVNADSPYIPSARYDPELRNFEGTDDRGRQYGTYGPFDPNDMTAQYYEVATLSTNYYAFDTENVEKPVRQAVAHAMDQQAINQDIINTPSKPGYFFTPPAMFPGGAQRYNELQSEYPYGASAQIDQARQVMEDAGYGPDNQYELTFDMPSSTASSWGENAYSLLRDKLQQAHISLELRTGDWSTFLNRGRNGNFGLYLLGWVADYPGADNFLALINPPNTFFQQGGSSYMRWSTDTGDAADEAKEAWQTVQNNLGLSEEAASAREEAYLELERANWEDAVLLPFLHGIEQSYSYEWIDSPRFGAMGPSRKKSHRTEIGDRSEYQ, encoded by the coding sequence ATGACAGACACTGACAACCTCTCCCGTCGGCGGTTCCTGCAAGGAACCGGCGCCGCTGCGACCGCAGCCGCCCTGGCCGGATGTACCGATGGCGACGGCGACAGCGACGGCACGACCGAAGAACCGAGCGGAACCACGAGCGCGCCGAGCGACGAGAACCGTTATCGCGGCCGGCAGATCGGGACGGCGGACTCGATGGACCCCGTCTACGCGACGGACGTAGTGTCCGGGACACACATTCAGGAAATCTTCGACGGCCTGACCAACTACGTCAACGGCACGGTCAACGTCGAAACCCTCCTCGCGACGGACTACACCGTCTCCGACGATGGGACAACCATCACCTTCCAGCTCAAGGAAGGCGCGACGTACAACAACGGCACGGAGGTCACCGCCTCCGACGTCGTCTACTCGTGGGAGCGCCTCGCGGCCTCCGAGAACTCCAACCGCGCGGGCTTCATCCTCGACTTCCTCGGTGTCGTCTACGAGACCGAGACCGACAGCGAGGGCAACGAGCAGTACGTCCCCGGCAGCATGGACGTCGAAGCGACCGGCGACTACGAGCTCACGGTCACGCTCTCGGAGCCGTTCTACGCGGCCCTGGAGCTCATCGCGTACTCCTCGTTCTTCCTCGTGCCGGAGGGCATCGTCGGCGACATCGAGGGGTACGAGGGCGAGGTCGAGTACAGCGAGTTCGCGTCGACCAACCCGGTCGGTGCGGGCCCGTACGAGCTCACCGAGTGGAGCGAGGCCACCAGCATCACCCTCGACGCCCGTGACGACTACCACGGCGAGGAGATTCTGAACGAGGGCCTCGACTACTCCGTGTTCACGGAAGCGAACGCCGCGTACACGTACGCGACGTCGAACGTCAACGCCGACAGCCCGTACATCCCGTCGGCGCGGTACGACCCCGAGCTGCGGAACTTCGAGGGGACGGACGACCGCGGCCGCCAGTACGGTACCTACGGCCCGTTCGACCCCAACGACATGACCGCCCAGTACTACGAGGTCGCCACCCTCTCCACGAACTACTACGCCTTCGACACCGAGAACGTGGAGAAGCCGGTGCGGCAGGCGGTCGCGCACGCGATGGACCAGCAGGCCATCAACCAGGACATCATCAACACGCCCAGCAAGCCGGGCTACTTCTTCACGCCGCCGGCGATGTTCCCGGGCGGCGCACAGCGCTACAACGAGCTCCAGTCCGAGTACCCGTACGGGGCCTCGGCGCAAATCGACCAGGCGCGCCAGGTCATGGAGGACGCCGGCTACGGGCCGGACAACCAGTACGAACTCACCTTCGACATGCCGTCCAGCACGGCGTCGTCGTGGGGGGAGAACGCGTACAGCCTCCTGCGTGACAAGCTCCAGCAGGCACACATCTCGCTGGAACTCCGGACGGGCGACTGGAGTACGTTCCTCAACCGCGGCCGCAACGGCAACTTCGGCCTCTACTTGCTCGGCTGGGTCGCCGACTACCCCGGCGCGGACAACTTCCTCGCGCTCATCAACCCGCCGAACACGTTCTTCCAGCAGGGCGGGTCGTCGTACATGCGCTGGTCGACGGACACCGGCGACGCTGCCGACGAGGCGAAGGAAGCGTGGCAGACCGTCCAAAACAACCTCGGCCTCTCCGAGGAGGCTGCCTCGGCCCGCGAAGAGGCCTATCTCGAACTCGAACGCGCGAACTGGGAGGACGCCGTCCTGCTGCCGTTCCTGCACGGCATCGAGCAGAGCTACAGCTACGAGTGGATCGACTCACCGCGCTTCGGCGCGATGGGGCCGTCCCGCAAGAAGAGCCACCGCACCGAAATCGGCGACCGCAGCGAGTACCAGTAG
- a CDS encoding ABC transporter permease has product MSRWTYFAKRLVLAIPVILFGTSLTFLIIYAGPIDPATAILGQKATPERIQQIHESLGLNQPLWEQYVDFIVNMFTFNLGDSWVVQPNTPAYEVIANFAPRTILMGAWAVLLPLFIGIPLGFYAGLNPNTLGDYSASFGGIVWRAMPNFWLAVMLMMILSNSEKFLLGFDWQSFIVSTNVAGAPDMNNIWNFGNFLQASKLVLPASLVLGSASMGNEMRIGRTAFLEVKNSNYVEMARAKGLPGRTIVWKHIFRNALIPLIPVITAEAGVLVGGSVLVETVFGINGIGWLFFNAVTNGDLPLSGALMFLFILLLVGLNILQDFLYTVVDPRVGFESEG; this is encoded by the coding sequence ATGAGCCGGTGGACATACTTCGCGAAGCGCCTCGTGCTCGCTATCCCCGTGATACTCTTCGGGACGTCGCTGACGTTCCTCATCATCTACGCGGGTCCGATCGACCCCGCGACGGCCATTCTCGGACAGAAAGCGACGCCAGAGCGCATCCAACAGATACACGAATCGCTCGGCTTGAACCAACCGCTATGGGAGCAGTACGTGGACTTCATCGTCAACATGTTCACGTTCAACCTCGGCGACTCGTGGGTCGTGCAACCGAACACGCCCGCCTACGAAGTCATCGCGAACTTCGCGCCCCGCACCATCCTGATGGGCGCGTGGGCCGTGCTGTTGCCGCTGTTCATCGGCATCCCGTTGGGGTTCTACGCCGGCCTCAACCCGAATACGCTCGGTGATTACTCCGCCTCCTTCGGCGGGATCGTCTGGCGCGCGATGCCGAACTTCTGGCTCGCGGTGATGTTGATGATGATTCTCTCTAACTCCGAGAAGTTCCTCCTCGGCTTCGACTGGCAGAGTTTCATCGTCTCCACGAACGTCGCCGGCGCGCCGGACATGAACAATATCTGGAACTTCGGAAACTTCCTGCAGGCCTCGAAGCTCGTCCTCCCCGCCTCGCTCGTCCTCGGGTCGGCGTCGATGGGCAACGAGATGCGCATCGGGCGGACCGCATTCCTCGAAGTGAAAAACTCCAACTACGTCGAGATGGCGCGGGCGAAGGGGCTGCCCGGCCGCACCATCGTCTGGAAGCACATCTTCCGGAACGCGCTCATCCCGCTGATTCCCGTCATCACCGCGGAAGCCGGCGTCCTCGTCGGCGGCTCCGTGCTCGTGGAGACGGTGTTCGGCATCAACGGCATCGGCTGGCTGTTCTTCAACGCCGTCACGAACGGCGACCTGCCGTTGTCGGGCGCGTTGATGTTCCTGTTCATCCTGTTGCTCGTGGGCTTGAACATTCTCCAGGACTTCCTGTACACGGTCGTCGACCCCCGTGTCGGGTTCGAGAGCGAGGGCTAA
- a CDS encoding ABC transporter permease, which produces MQSETEQVDSTLVQRIRQNPTPAVRWAAVMAALVLAELGALAGVVMAVPWDVPVNAIASTVPVLGDIFASIASVFAAAGDAVANLPTLLSREWIPNQGYFVPGEGWQNTFMGLEPKHAWLLRVGLVYAYAFAFLYWMWRGYLVFRRHYRYADWTPADDIVDRFRGHTWGQFGLVLVVVFLVMAAFAPTVSPVTQEKNIMQPYGHEVTYFDSDSGSVETVTVGAANLNSQSAGTQGNVGPWTYDSYDRFHPAGTLPSGKDLFTFLAYGARISLFIGIVASGIAGGIALGLALLTSYYKGLADMTAVVMSDAFSAMPRLLVLIMLIYVLQDHWIMDVYSGAFLLALLFGIWGWMGLWRSIRGPSLQIVENEWITAAEGFGEKPRRIVTKHVAPYVFSYLLIYLSMSLGGYIISAAGLAYLGLGVTAPTPEWGRAISVGQSLIQTQSWHVSVLPGVAITLLVLGFNAFGDGVRDALDPKAGGEGDAAGEAAAAGGGA; this is translated from the coding sequence ATGCAAAGCGAAACCGAACAGGTAGACTCCACGCTCGTACAGCGAATCAGACAGAACCCGACGCCCGCCGTGCGCTGGGCCGCGGTGATGGCCGCCCTCGTCCTCGCCGAACTCGGCGCGCTCGCCGGAGTCGTCATGGCGGTTCCGTGGGACGTTCCAGTCAACGCCATCGCCAGCACCGTTCCCGTGCTCGGCGACATCTTCGCGTCGATAGCGTCCGTGTTCGCGGCCGCCGGCGACGCCGTCGCGAACCTACCGACGCTGCTCAGCCGCGAGTGGATTCCCAACCAGGGCTACTTCGTGCCCGGTGAGGGGTGGCAGAACACCTTCATGGGCCTCGAACCGAAGCACGCGTGGCTGCTCCGCGTCGGCCTCGTCTACGCGTACGCGTTCGCGTTCCTCTACTGGATGTGGCGGGGTTACCTCGTGTTCCGCCGCCACTACCGGTACGCCGACTGGACGCCCGCCGACGACATCGTCGACCGCTTCCGCGGGCACACGTGGGGCCAGTTCGGCCTCGTGCTGGTCGTCGTCTTCCTCGTGATGGCGGCGTTCGCGCCGACGGTCAGCCCGGTGACCCAGGAGAAGAACATCATGCAGCCGTACGGCCACGAGGTCACGTACTTCGACAGCGACAGCGGCAGCGTCGAGACGGTGACCGTCGGCGCCGCGAACCTCAACTCCCAGTCCGCGGGCACGCAGGGCAACGTCGGCCCGTGGACGTACGACTCCTACGACCGATTCCACCCGGCCGGCACGCTACCCTCCGGAAAAGACCTCTTCACGTTCCTCGCGTACGGCGCCCGTATCTCCCTGTTCATCGGTATCGTCGCCTCCGGCATCGCGGGCGGCATCGCCCTCGGGCTCGCACTGTTGACGTCCTACTACAAGGGACTCGCGGACATGACGGCGGTCGTGATGAGCGACGCGTTCTCCGCGATGCCGCGGCTGCTCGTGCTCATCATGCTCATCTACGTCCTCCAGGACCACTGGATAATGGACGTCTACAGCGGGGCGTTCCTGCTCGCCCTCCTGTTCGGCATATGGGGGTGGATGGGGCTGTGGCGCTCCATACGTGGGCCGTCGCTGCAGATCGTCGAGAACGAGTGGATTACGGCTGCCGAGGGCTTCGGCGAGAAGCCGCGGCGCATCGTCACGAAACACGTCGCGCCGTACGTGTTCAGCTACCTGCTCATCTACCTCTCGATGTCCCTGGGCGGGTACATCATCAGCGCCGCGGGGCTGGCCTACCTCGGGCTCGGCGTGACCGCGCCGACCCCCGAGTGGGGCCGCGCCATCTCGGTCGGACAGAGCCTCATCCAGACGCAGTCCTGGCACGTCTCCGTCCTGCCGGGGGTCGCCATCACGCTGCTCGTGCTCGGGTTCAACGCGTTCGGCGACGGCGTGCGCGACGCCCTCGACCCGAAGGCCGGCGGCGAAGGCGACGCGGCCGGCGAGGCCGCGGCCGCAGGGGGTGGTGCGTGA
- a CDS encoding ABC transporter ATP-binding protein has protein sequence MSSQQYADEDRGDQESLLQVEDLQTAFFTDKETIRAVDGVSFDISRGESVGVVGESGSGKSVTARSIMGLVDSPGRVVGGSIKYKGEELTDNSEKEWRNVRGGEIAMVFQDPLTSLNPVYTVGNQIKESLRLHQGLRGREATEEAITLLEDVGIPDAPRRVDEYPHKFSGGMRQRAVIAVALACDPDLLICDEPTTALDVTIQAQILDLLEDLKVEHDLGIMFITHDLGVIAEITDRVNVMYAGEMVESAPVEELFDNPKHPYTEGMLESIPGRNERGEPLRTIEGEVPTPNEPATYCRFAPRCPKAFDDCEQVHPVQVDVADGAEEHRAACLLYPEDVSQNEAVQLHRSRDDDTEREVNE, from the coding sequence ATGAGCTCCCAGCAGTACGCCGACGAGGACCGCGGCGACCAGGAATCGCTGCTGCAGGTCGAAGACCTGCAGACGGCCTTTTTCACCGACAAGGAGACGATTCGCGCCGTCGACGGCGTGAGCTTCGACATCAGCCGCGGCGAATCCGTCGGCGTCGTCGGCGAATCCGGCTCGGGGAAGTCCGTGACCGCCCGCTCCATCATGGGGCTGGTCGACAGCCCCGGCCGCGTCGTCGGCGGCTCGATCAAGTACAAGGGCGAGGAGCTGACGGATAACTCCGAGAAGGAGTGGCGGAACGTCCGCGGCGGCGAAATCGCGATGGTGTTTCAGGACCCGTTGACGTCGCTGAACCCCGTCTACACCGTCGGCAACCAGATCAAGGAATCGCTGCGACTCCACCAGGGGCTGCGCGGCCGGGAGGCCACCGAGGAAGCCATTACCCTCCTCGAAGACGTCGGCATCCCGGACGCGCCGCGGCGGGTCGACGAGTACCCACACAAGTTCTCGGGAGGGATGCGCCAGCGGGCCGTCATCGCGGTGGCGCTGGCCTGCGACCCCGACCTGCTCATCTGCGACGAGCCGACGACGGCGCTGGACGTGACCATCCAGGCCCAGATTCTGGACCTGCTCGAAGACCTCAAAGTCGAGCACGACCTCGGCATCATGTTCATCACGCACGACCTCGGCGTCATCGCCGAGATTACCGACCGCGTGAACGTGATGTACGCCGGGGAGATGGTCGAGTCCGCGCCCGTCGAGGAGCTGTTCGACAACCCGAAGCACCCGTACACGGAGGGGATGCTGGAGAGCATTCCGGGCCGCAACGAGCGCGGGGAACCCCTCCGCACCATCGAGGGCGAGGTGCCGACGCCGAACGAGCCGGCGACGTACTGCCGGTTCGCGCCGCGGTGCCCGAAGGCCTTCGACGATTGCGAGCAGGTCCACCCGGTGCAGGTGGACGTCGCGGACGGTGCCGAGGAGCACCGCGCGGCGTGTCTGCTCTACCCCGAGGACGTCTCGCAGAACGAGGCGGTGCAACTCCACCGGTCGCGTGACGACGACACCGAACGAGAGGTGAACGAATGA
- a CDS encoding ABC transporter ATP-binding protein → MTALYQQEREAEMAAKTGETLVDVRDLRTYYGGNGMFAENPVKAVDGVSFEIERGETLGLVGESGCGKSTLGRTLMQLETATSGEVRYDGTDITTLSGTDLKEWRQNVQMVFQDPDSSLNDRMTVGEIIMEPLNVHNWRTPKERRQRVRELLETVGLSEEHYFRYPFQFSGGQRQRIGIARALALEPDFLVLDEPVSALDVSVQAKILNLLNDLQAEFGLTYLIIAHDLSVVEHICDRVAVMYLGNIMELGPTENLFEAPANPYTNALLSAIPEADPSANKDRMTLRGTPPSPRDPPEGCVFSTRCPMKIRPEAYTDLDDEVWEGVEVFREIVRERAGITKSTTDRVKELLGMDAGGPDIEEVVDDVFGDLDVPSEVSQHVDTAVEYVNHDDVASAREHLREEFGSVCEREVPENHVVDDTGRFSHCHRHRSEYEEPGEFLESHGYSR, encoded by the coding sequence ATGACGGCGCTCTACCAGCAGGAACGAGAGGCGGAGATGGCGGCGAAGACCGGCGAGACGCTCGTCGACGTTCGCGACCTCCGGACGTACTACGGCGGCAACGGCATGTTCGCCGAGAACCCCGTGAAGGCCGTCGACGGCGTGAGCTTCGAAATCGAGCGCGGGGAGACCCTCGGGCTGGTCGGCGAGTCCGGCTGCGGGAAGTCGACGCTGGGCCGGACGCTGATGCAACTGGAGACCGCCACGAGCGGCGAGGTCCGCTACGACGGCACCGACATCACGACGCTGTCGGGCACGGACCTCAAGGAGTGGCGGCAGAACGTTCAGATGGTCTTCCAGGACCCGGACTCCAGCCTCAACGACCGGATGACGGTCGGCGAAATCATCATGGAGCCGCTGAACGTCCACAACTGGCGGACGCCGAAGGAGCGCCGCCAGCGCGTCCGCGAACTCCTGGAGACGGTGGGGCTCAGCGAGGAGCACTACTTCCGGTACCCGTTCCAGTTCTCCGGCGGGCAGCGCCAGCGCATCGGCATCGCCCGCGCGCTCGCGCTCGAACCCGACTTCCTCGTGCTGGACGAACCGGTTTCGGCGCTGGACGTCTCCGTGCAGGCGAAGATTCTGAACCTCCTGAACGACCTCCAGGCGGAGTTCGGACTCACGTACCTCATCATCGCCCACGACCTCTCGGTCGTCGAGCACATCTGCGACCGGGTCGCGGTGATGTACCTCGGGAACATCATGGAGCTCGGGCCGACCGAGAACCTCTTCGAGGCCCCCGCGAACCCGTACACGAACGCGTTGCTGTCGGCGATTCCGGAGGCCGACCCGTCGGCGAACAAAGATCGCATGACGCTGCGCGGGACGCCGCCGAGCCCGCGGGACCCCCCGGAAGGCTGCGTGTTCAGTACGCGCTGCCCGATGAAGATTCGGCCCGAGGCGTACACCGACCTCGACGACGAGGTGTGGGAGGGCGTGGAGGTGTTCCGGGAGATCGTCCGCGAGCGCGCCGGCATCACGAAGTCCACGACCGACCGCGTGAAGGAGCTGTTGGGGATGGACGCCGGCGGCCCCGACATCGAGGAGGTCGTCGACGACGTGTTCGGCGACCTCGACGTGCCCAGCGAGGTCAGCCAGCACGTCGACACGGCCGTCGAGTACGTGAACCACGACGACGTGGCCAGCGCCCGCGAACACCTCCGCGAGGAGTTCGGGAGCGTCTGCGAGCGGGAGGTGCCGGAGAACCACGTGGTCGACGACACCGGGCGGTTCAGCCACTGTCACCGCCACCGCAGTGAGTACGAGGAGCCCGGGGAGTTCCTCGAATCACACGGGTACAGCCGATAA
- a CDS encoding DUF7555 family protein, whose protein sequence is MAGATSGVPDAPTDRLGQLLDAVAYAVWLTAAFAVVSGVLALLVGGQVAPGVKYGLFVFGWLAFGYGTFKLLPSRPWKDDDERGPFETAAGEDTQFQALVQRLPPARFRPVPVVHRLPTGVRVFLASLVMLGTSLALEQLFGIGP, encoded by the coding sequence ATGGCTGGTGCCACGTCCGGCGTGCCGGACGCGCCGACCGATCGCCTCGGCCAACTGCTGGACGCGGTGGCGTACGCAGTCTGGTTGACCGCCGCGTTCGCGGTCGTGTCGGGGGTGCTGGCGCTGCTCGTGGGCGGGCAGGTGGCACCGGGCGTGAAGTACGGGCTGTTCGTGTTCGGCTGGCTGGCGTTCGGCTACGGGACGTTCAAACTGTTGCCGTCACGGCCGTGGAAGGACGACGACGAGCGCGGCCCCTTCGAGACGGCTGCGGGCGAGGACACTCAGTTCCAGGCGCTCGTCCAGCGACTGCCGCCAGCGCGGTTCCGCCCGGTTCCCGTCGTCCACCGCCTCCCGACCGGCGTCCGGGTGTTCCTCGCGTCGCTGGTGATGTTGGGAACGTCGCTCGCACTCGAACAACTGTTCGGAATCGGGCCGTAG
- a CDS encoding DUF7529 family protein, with protein MPKKPLRDDDLPEEQAERQDRQERLESLEANADEYKQSWTATLEDMHALAEQREAEGWDVLELIAGDTAPMGRDTNDEEGEFGLSYVVGAEDAEAFREVFEAGEFPVYDVYRQTQMGHVFLVTELRDPDTEQVVFVAGAYVQRDEQMCAYTAREEGEMYTHVRKLDGTELGVFRHEGYEKFFPHADRMPDLAEGWTSDA; from the coding sequence ATGCCGAAGAAGCCCCTCCGCGACGACGACCTCCCCGAGGAGCAAGCGGAGCGACAGGACCGACAGGAGCGTCTGGAGAGCCTGGAGGCGAACGCCGACGAGTACAAGCAGTCCTGGACGGCGACCCTCGAAGACATGCACGCGCTCGCCGAGCAGCGCGAAGCCGAGGGATGGGACGTCCTCGAACTGATTGCGGGCGACACCGCGCCGATGGGGCGGGACACGAACGACGAGGAGGGTGAGTTCGGGCTCTCGTACGTCGTCGGCGCGGAGGACGCCGAGGCGTTCCGCGAGGTCTTCGAGGCCGGCGAATTCCCCGTCTACGACGTCTACCGGCAGACCCAGATGGGCCACGTCTTCCTCGTGACCGAACTCCGGGACCCCGACACGGAGCAGGTCGTCTTCGTCGCGGGGGCGTACGTCCAACGCGACGAGCAGATGTGCGCGTACACCGCCCGCGAGGAGGGCGAGATGTACACGCACGTCCGCAAGCTCGACGGGACGGAACTGGGCGTGTTCCGCCACGAGGGCTACGAGAAGTTCTTCCCGCACGCCGACCGGATGCCCGACCTCGCCGAGGGCTGGACGAGCGACGCGTAG
- a CDS encoding CBS domain-containing protein, with protein sequence MNVADAMTPRDDVVTVELPGTRDDILEYIQERAFSSVPVVKPTSDGEQYRGLVSRDDLIEHPEEDQLAMLMRDVPTTTTDATVREVAALLHREGTRRVPVIEDGRLEGIVTVTDVVRAIADGEEDGDTEVGELAREDVNTTYAETPLTVAEREISYANVPYTVVLGEDAEMAGMLTEVDIIEVARVVEGEADTGDSIADDDDDWKWESIKAVGARYLPTRNVEIPAAPVQEFMTPDVVTVTKRRTAREVAQTMLTNDVEQVPLVSGDSLVGIVRDVDLLAGLTDE encoded by the coding sequence ATGAACGTCGCTGACGCGATGACCCCTCGGGATGACGTGGTTACCGTCGAGCTTCCGGGGACGCGGGACGACATCCTCGAGTACATTCAGGAGCGGGCGTTCTCCTCCGTGCCCGTGGTGAAGCCGACGAGCGACGGCGAGCAGTACCGGGGGCTGGTCTCCCGGGACGACCTCATCGAACACCCCGAAGAGGACCAGTTGGCGATGCTGATGCGGGACGTGCCGACGACGACCACGGACGCCACCGTCCGGGAGGTCGCGGCGCTGCTGCACCGCGAGGGAACGCGTCGCGTCCCGGTCATCGAGGACGGCCGCCTCGAAGGCATCGTCACGGTCACCGACGTGGTGCGCGCCATCGCTGACGGCGAGGAGGACGGCGACACGGAGGTCGGCGAGCTCGCGCGCGAGGACGTGAACACGACGTACGCGGAGACGCCGCTGACCGTCGCGGAGCGCGAAATCTCGTACGCGAACGTGCCCTACACGGTCGTCCTCGGTGAGGACGCCGAGATGGCGGGAATGCTGACGGAAGTGGACATCATCGAGGTCGCGCGCGTCGTCGAGGGCGAAGCCGACACTGGTGACTCCATCGCGGACGACGACGACGACTGGAAGTGGGAGTCCATCAAGGCGGTCGGGGCGCGCTACCTGCCGACGCGGAACGTCGAGATTCCGGCAGCACCCGTGCAGGAGTTCATGACTCCCGACGTGGTGACGGTGACCAAGCGCCGGACCGCCCGCGAGGTCGCACAGACGATGCTGACCAACGACGTCGAGCAGGTGCCGCTGGTGTCCGGCGACAGCCTCGTCGGCATCGTGCGCGACGTCGACCTGCTGGCGGGGCTGACCGATGAGTGA
- the glyS gene encoding glycine--tRNA ligase produces the protein MSELDELARRRGFFFQANEAYGGVSGFYTYGPEGAALKRNVEETWRDRFVTREGNMEIDAPTVTPEPVFVASGHLDGFDDMLVECAECGESHRADHVVEDNTDIADAETYPTEKVEEVIAEHDLVCPSCGAPLAGQSVDEFNLMFETSIGPGSGQPGYLRPETAQGMFTEFPRLKEYARNQLPFGAAQIGTGYRNEISPRKALVRAREFTMAELEFFVDPEGDGPDLSRVADVELPLYPAGAQESAGEEYLHVTPREALDEGVVGDEWVAYFLARSKVWFERVGVDMERFRFRQHLPGELAHYASDCWDAEGEVDGDWIELEGVASRTDYDLSKHSEHADDTFTVFKQYDEPKTVERATVDPDMSYLGPEFGGDAGAVADALEALAERDRSTFDGDEVTVEVEGEAYAVPTEKTGFAVEEVTESGRHIVPHVVEPAFGVGRAVYTVLAHNYDEDEVEGETRDVLRLPAEVSRTTVGVFPLMDKDGLGDTARDLAADLREAGLSVTYDDSGNIGRRYRRQDEVGTPYCVTVDYESLEDDTVTLRDRDTTDQVRVDADDLVDVLPALRDGERDFADL, from the coding sequence ATGAGTGAGCTCGACGAGCTCGCGCGGCGACGCGGATTCTTCTTCCAGGCGAACGAGGCCTACGGCGGCGTTTCCGGGTTCTACACGTACGGCCCGGAGGGCGCGGCGCTGAAGCGCAACGTCGAGGAGACGTGGCGCGACCGCTTCGTCACCCGCGAGGGGAACATGGAAATCGACGCGCCGACGGTCACGCCCGAACCCGTCTTCGTGGCGTCCGGGCACCTCGACGGCTTCGACGACATGCTCGTGGAGTGCGCTGAGTGCGGGGAGAGCCACCGCGCGGACCACGTCGTCGAGGACAACACGGACATCGCGGACGCCGAGACCTACCCCACGGAGAAGGTCGAGGAAGTCATCGCGGAGCACGACCTCGTCTGTCCGTCGTGTGGCGCGCCGTTGGCGGGCCAGTCCGTCGACGAGTTCAACCTGATGTTCGAGACGTCCATCGGGCCGGGGTCGGGCCAGCCGGGCTACCTGCGCCCGGAGACCGCCCAGGGGATGTTCACGGAGTTCCCGCGGCTGAAGGAGTACGCGCGCAACCAGTTGCCGTTCGGCGCCGCGCAAATCGGGACGGGCTACCGGAACGAGATTAGCCCGCGGAAGGCGCTCGTACGCGCCCGCGAGTTCACGATGGCGGAACTGGAGTTCTTCGTGGACCCCGAGGGCGACGGCCCCGACCTCTCCCGGGTTGCGGACGTCGAACTGCCGCTGTACCCGGCGGGCGCACAGGAGTCCGCGGGCGAGGAGTACCTCCACGTGACGCCGCGCGAGGCGCTCGACGAGGGCGTCGTCGGCGACGAGTGGGTGGCGTACTTCCTCGCGCGCTCGAAGGTGTGGTTCGAGCGCGTCGGCGTGGACATGGAGCGGTTCCGGTTCCGCCAGCACCTCCCCGGCGAACTCGCGCACTACGCCTCGGACTGCTGGGACGCGGAGGGCGAGGTCGACGGCGACTGGATCGAATTAGAGGGCGTCGCCTCCCGCACGGACTACGACCTCTCGAAGCACAGCGAGCACGCCGACGATACGTTCACCGTCTTCAAGCAGTACGACGAGCCCAAAACCGTCGAGCGCGCAACCGTCGACCCCGACATGTCGTACCTCGGGCCGGAGTTCGGCGGCGACGCCGGTGCCGTCGCGGACGCCCTGGAAGCGCTCGCGGAGCGCGACCGCTCGACATTTGACGGCGACGAGGTAACCGTCGAAGTAGAGGGTGAGGCGTACGCGGTGCCGACGGAGAAGACCGGCTTCGCCGTCGAGGAAGTCACGGAGTCCGGCCGCCACATCGTCCCGCACGTCGTGGAGCCGGCGTTCGGCGTCGGCCGAGCGGTGTACACGGTGCTGGCGCACAACTACGACGAGGACGAAGTCGAGGGCGAGACCCGCGACGTGCTGCGATTGCCCGCGGAAGTATCGCGGACGACGGTCGGCGTGTTCCCGCTGATGGACAAGGACGGCCTCGGCGACACCGCCCGCGACCTCGCGGCGGACCTCCGCGAAGCCGGGCTCTCGGTGACGTACGACGACTCCGGGAACATCGGCCGGCGCTACCGCCGCCAGGACGAAGTCGGGACGCCGTACTGCGTCACCGTCGACTACGAATCCCTCGAAGACGACACGGTGACGCTGCGGGACCGCGACACCACCGACCAGGTGCGGGTCGACGCCGACGACCTCGTCGACGTACTGCCCGCGCTCCGGGACGGCGAGCGCGACTTTGCGGACCTGTAA